The sequence AGTTACAACAATGACGTGCTTGTCTGGATTTGCCATCTTTACGCCAGTGGCGTAGGCTACGGCTCTGCCGTGAGTTGTGTGGATGGTGTTGCAGTCGAGGTATCCACTAAAGCGGCCAGAGCAGCCTATGCCTGAGACCACACAAACATCGTTCATGTCCCAGCCCATGGTGTCGATAGCTCGGATGAGCGCCTTTAGTATGACGCCGTCGCCACAGCCCCAGCACCAAAGAGTAGGCATTTTATCTGTTCGTAAATATTTATCATAATTAAAAGCCATAAATTTCTCCTATCTTTGCCTCGATCTCGCTTGGGCTTATCGGTCTGCCGTTTGCTTTTAGCAGTTTTGCAAAGTCATCTCTTAAGATGATCTTTGAAATTTCGCCACTATACTGGCCTAAATTTAGCTCGCAGACTAAAATTTTATTAAATTTATTTGATATCTCTTTTAGCTTTTTAGCTGGAGCTGGAAAAAGTGTGAGTGGCTTAAATAGCCCTACTTTTAGCCCTTTTTCACGTAAATTTAATATCGCTTGTTTGGCTGAAAGCGCCACGCTACCAAAGGCGATGATGCAAATTTCAGCGTCATTTAGCATAAACTCTTCAAATTTCTCGCACTCATCAGTGTGTAAATTTATCTTATTAAGCAGCCTATTCATCGAGTATTCAACGATTTTTCCATCTTCTGTTGGAAAGCCAGTTGCTCCGTGATGAAGCCCAGTGATATGGTAGTGGTAGCCTTTAAAGAAAGGATTTAGCGTGGCTGGCTCATCTGGTGCGGCCTCGTAAGGTTTATACCCTTTTGGCTCACCGCTAAATTCTCTTCTTTTATAAATTTCTAGCTCGCTAATCTCAGGCAAACGCACCCTTGCTTGCATGTGTCCTATCGTCTCATCAAGTAGTAGCATAACTGGCGTCATAAACCTAGCTGCGAGGTTAAACGCTCGAACTGTCTGCGTATAGCACTCCTCTAGGCTACTAGGGGCCAAAACTATCATATTTACATCGCCGTGAGTTGGGTTTTTAGCCTGCAAGATATCGCCTTGTGCGACGCGGGTTGGCAAGCCAGTTGATGGGCCACCGCGCATAACGTTTACGATGACAAGTGGTATCTCAGCTATAAAGCCAAGGCCTATTTGCTCAGCCTTTAGTGAAATTCCAGGTCCTGAGCTAGCAGTCATCGCCTTAGCACCACTCGCACTTGCGCCAAGAGAAACTGAAATCCCAGCTATCTCATCTTCCATTTGTATAAATGTGCCGCCATGTTTTGGCAAAAGCACGCTTAGCTCGTGGGCGATCTCGCTACTTGGAGTGATCGGATATCCGCCAAAGAAGTTACAGCCACACTCGACAGCAGCCCTTGCTACTAGGGCATTTCCAGTTGATACTAGCTCTCTCATGCGCTCTCTCCAAGCTTTGCAAATTTATTTGCCTTTACGGCAGTAGCTCGCTCTTTGCTCTCAGGCGTTAGCTTTGCAAATTTAAAGCCTTTTTCAGCCACATAAATGGCAAAATCAGGGCAATGAAGCTCGCAGTCGCGACAGCCTATGCATGAGTCAGCATAGACGACCTCTATCATCTTACCAAGCACTGCTTTTGGCTCAAGCCTCATCGCTAGCACGCCTGCTGGACAGTAGCTCACACAGACGTCGCAGGCCTTACACCTGCTCTCATCGACCCAAACAGGTACATTTTCTTTTATTATCATCTATATTCCTAATCCAAATTTTCTTTTAAAAATTTAATGTTTTTTCTAATATCAGCTTCGCTTTTACTTAGCTGCTCTTGCTCACTTTCATTTATATTTAGCTCTAAAATTTCTTTTAAGCCCTCGCGTCCAAGCCTTACTAGCCTGCCGCAACTTAGCTCATTATCAAGAAGCACGCTAGCGCTTAAAATTTCATCACTCTTGCCCATGATCGCTTCACACATCTTCACAACAGCAGCTGCTGGTGCATAGTAAGCTGAAGTGCCAAGAAGCTTAACGATCTTTGCGCCACCTGTGCTTGTCTCTTTTTTAAGAGTTGCTAGCTCATTTTCGTTTAAATTTTCGCTGATATTACTAGCAGATACGATCATCTCGTCGTTGTGAGCGCCAATTATCTTTGTCTTTAGCCCTTTTGCATCTTTATCTTTTAGAAGTGCTAGCTCATATCTGCATCTTGCACCATCAAGCTCACCAGCCATGCCGATCACTTTATTTTTGCTAAAACCGCTAAATTTATGAGCCGTCCAGACCATCACATCAAGCGGATTTGTCACGACGATTATCACCGCATTTGGTGCAAATTTTGCGATATTTTGAGCTGTTTGCTTTACAACGACGGCATTTTTAAGAAGTAAGTCCTCTCTTGTTTGACCCTCTTTCCTTGGGCTTCCAGCAGTTACCACTACGATATCACTGCCCTCTATTAGCATAAAATCATCGCCACCACAAACGATAGTTTTAGCATTAAAAACGCAACTTGACTGTGCTAGATCGATAGCCTTTGCACGTGCCACGTCACCAAATATATCCACAAGCGCGATCTCATCGCAAACTTCCCTCATACAAAGCGCATAAGCTATGCTTGCACCGACGTTTCCTGATCCAACTATACTTATTTTCATTTTCTCATCCTATTATTTGATTTAAAATTTTACTTGGTCTCATGACCTCATTTGCCCTCACTTCATCTGGCAAATAATATCCGCCAAATTCCACGCTTGCACCATCATTTTGTCTTAACTCTTTTAGAATCTCATTCTCATTTTTCTCTAGCTCGTCTGCTAAATTTTCAAAAATTTTGCTTAAAATTCCGCCACTTTTTGCCATCTCTCTTGCCCAAAATAGCGCTAGATAGAAGTGTGACTCCCTAGTATCAAGAGTAGCATTTGGCGTTTTATTTTTATCTAGATAGCTAGCAACTGCCTTATTTAGCGCATCACTTAGCTCTTTTGCCTCTTTTTTTTGCTTAGCAAACGCTAGATGTTCAAGCGAAGCACTAAGCGCTAAAAACTCGCCGAGACTATCCCAAAGTAAATGATTTTTCTCTTTTAGCTCTTTTACAAGCGTTGGAGCCGTTCCGCCAGCACCCGTTTCAAACATCGCTCCACCAGCAAGTAGCGGCACAACTGAAAGCATTTTTGAGCTGCCACCTAGCTCAAAGATCGGGAAAAGATCGGTTAGATAATCTCTTAAAACGTTACCAGTGACGCCTATGACATCTTTGCCAGCTCTTATCAAGCTAAGCGTTTTTGCAGTCGCTTGCTCGTAGTTTAAAATTTCAAATTTTACGCCAGCGCTAGTAAATTTCTCTTTGAATTTTTCAAATTTAGCTATCAAATTTCTATCATGAGCACGGCTACTATCTAGCCAAAAAATAAGCTCATCTTTTGAGATTTCACCTCTTTTTAAAGCAAGCTCAAACCACGCATTTATCGCATCTTCTTTAGTCTGAGTCATCCTAAAAATGTCGCCCTTTTTGACGCTAAATTTAAAAACGTTCTCGCCTGCCTCATCAAAAACTACAAATTCTCCGTCTTCTTTTGCGATGAAAGTCTTATCGTGACTGCCGTATTCTTCGGCCTTTTTGGCCATTAGTCCCACATTTGCTACGCTACCAATGCTACTTACATCAAGCGCACCATGCTCTTTAAAGTCCGCCACGCAAGCCTCATAAACCCTAGCGTATGTTCTATCTGGGATCATACAAAGCGAGAAATTTAGCTCGCCGCTTCTATCTTTTACCTTGCCAGAGTTTCTAATGAGTGCTGGCACGGAGGCGTCGATGATGACGTCATTTGGCACGTCAAAGTTGCTGGCATTTTCATTTAGTGCCCAAATTTTTGCTTTTTTGCTCAAAATTTCATCAAATTTAGCCAAAATTTCATCTTTATTTTTAAGAGTTAAAATTTTAGAAAACATATCTTTTAGGCCATTT comes from Campylobacter concisus and encodes:
- a CDS encoding 2-oxoglutarate synthase subunit alpha — protein: MRELVSTGNALVARAAVECGCNFFGGYPITPSSEIAHELSVLLPKHGGTFIQMEDEIAGISVSLGASASGAKAMTASSGPGISLKAEQIGLGFIAEIPLVIVNVMRGGPSTGLPTRVAQGDILQAKNPTHGDVNMIVLAPSSLEECYTQTVRAFNLAARFMTPVMLLLDETIGHMQARVRLPEISELEIYKRREFSGEPKGYKPYEAAPDEPATLNPFFKGYHYHITGLHHGATGFPTEDGKIVEYSMNRLLNKINLHTDECEKFEEFMLNDAEICIIAFGSVALSAKQAILNLREKGLKVGLFKPLTLFPAPAKKLKEISNKFNKILVCELNLGQYSGEISKIILRDDFAKLLKANGRPISPSEIEAKIGEIYGF
- a CDS encoding 4Fe-4S dicluster domain-containing protein, which translates into the protein MIIKENVPVWVDESRCKACDVCVSYCPAGVLAMRLEPKAVLGKMIEVVYADSCIGCRDCELHCPDFAIYVAEKGFKFAKLTPESKERATAVKANKFAKLGESA
- a CDS encoding lactate/malate family dehydrogenase; this translates as MKISIVGSGNVGASIAYALCMREVCDEIALVDIFGDVARAKAIDLAQSSCVFNAKTIVCGGDDFMLIEGSDIVVVTAGSPRKEGQTREDLLLKNAVVVKQTAQNIAKFAPNAVIIVVTNPLDVMVWTAHKFSGFSKNKVIGMAGELDGARCRYELALLKDKDAKGLKTKIIGAHNDEMIVSASNISENLNENELATLKKETSTGGAKIVKLLGTSAYYAPAAAVVKMCEAIMGKSDEILSASVLLDNELSCGRLVRLGREGLKEILELNINESEQEQLSKSEADIRKNIKFLKENLD
- a CDS encoding NADP-dependent isocitrate dehydrogenase, yielding MSDIIWTKTDEAPLFASYSLFPIVKSFLSRADISITRADISLAGRILSLFSKELGLNKADELELLGELTAHKEANIIKLPNISATLVQLKAAIEELRSKGINVPFYPDEIITDYDEEVAKKYQKVLGSAVNPVLRQGNSDRRVLPPVKEFAKKYPHSNGDWDKTNKTKICYMQEGDFYENERSIIASKDEKFYINFVSTDGKKELLKELAIQSGEIVDVTYLSVDELDKFYESCFEEAKKENLTLSLHLKCTMMKVSDPVIFAHAIKSYFKEVFELFDNEFKTHGVEAKNGLKDMFSKILTLKNKDEILAKFDEILSKKAKIWALNENASNFDVPNDVIIDASVPALIRNSGKVKDRSGELNFSLCMIPDRTYARVYEACVADFKEHGALDVSSIGSVANVGLMAKKAEEYGSHDKTFIAKEDGEFVVFDEAGENVFKFSVKKGDIFRMTQTKEDAINAWFELALKRGEISKDELIFWLDSSRAHDRNLIAKFEKFKEKFTSAGVKFEILNYEQATAKTLSLIRAGKDVIGVTGNVLRDYLTDLFPIFELGGSSKMLSVVPLLAGGAMFETGAGGTAPTLVKELKEKNHLLWDSLGEFLALSASLEHLAFAKQKKEAKELSDALNKAVASYLDKNKTPNATLDTRESHFYLALFWAREMAKSGGILSKIFENLADELEKNENEILKELRQNDGASVEFGGYYLPDEVRANEVMRPSKILNQIIG